One part of the Dyadobacter sp. 676 genome encodes these proteins:
- the lpxA gene encoding acyl-ACP--UDP-N-acetylglucosamine O-acyltransferase: protein MTQSLAYIHPDAKIAQNVSIEPFAMIHADVEIGEGSWIGSHAVINSGARIGKNCKIYPGAVISATPQDLKYNNEYTLTVIGDNTTVREYATISRGTEEHWKTVVGSDCLIMAYAHVAHDCRVGNNVIIGNNVQMAGHVHVGDWAIVSALSAVHQFVKIGIHAFVSGASLVRKDVPPFTKAAREPISYVGINSVGLRRRGFTNEQIIDIQNIYRYVYMKGFNNAEALQKIELEMAPSDERDEIINFIRNSERGIMKSPFQTTGASETEAQS, encoded by the coding sequence ATGACTCAATCATTAGCATATATCCATCCTGACGCCAAGATCGCTCAGAATGTGTCCATTGAACCTTTCGCGATGATCCATGCTGATGTTGAGATCGGCGAAGGCTCGTGGATCGGTTCGCACGCGGTAATCAATTCAGGAGCGAGGATCGGTAAAAACTGTAAAATCTACCCGGGCGCGGTCATTTCCGCGACACCGCAGGATTTGAAATACAACAATGAATACACGCTCACGGTAATCGGCGATAATACCACCGTCCGCGAATATGCGACGATCAGCCGCGGTACCGAAGAGCATTGGAAAACCGTAGTAGGTTCCGACTGCCTGATCATGGCTTACGCGCACGTAGCGCACGATTGCCGGGTCGGGAACAATGTAATCATAGGCAATAATGTGCAGATGGCAGGCCATGTCCACGTAGGCGACTGGGCGATCGTGAGCGCGTTGAGCGCGGTACACCAGTTTGTGAAGATCGGCATTCATGCTTTCGTATCGGGCGCTTCGCTGGTGCGGAAGGATGTTCCTCCATTTACAAAAGCTGCGCGGGAGCCTATTTCCTACGTGGGTATTAATTCGGTCGGCCTGCGGAGAAGAGGTTTTACCAACGAGCAAATTATCGATATTCAGAACATCTACCGGTACGTGTATATGAAGGGCTTTAACAATGCGGAGGCACTTCAGAAGATCGAGCTGGAAATGGCGCCTTCGGACGAACGCGATGAAATTATCAATTTTATCCGCAACTCGGAAAGAGGTATTATGAAAAGTCCTTTTCAGACGACGGGAGCCAGCGAGACTGAAGCTCAATCCTGA